Below is a window of Bradyrhizobium sp. SZCCHNS1050 DNA.
GGAGAGGCGGAAGAACAGGCCGGGATCGGCGACGACGTTGCCCGCGCCTTCGAGGCCGACGGCGATGCCGTAGGACTGCACGGCAGCAAGAATCACCGTCAGATAGCGGGTGTATTGATTCAACATCTTGCGGCCAGCCTCACCCTCTTTCTTGAGGGCTTCGAGCTGGGGCGAGACGGTGGTGAGCAGCTGAATGATGATCGATGCCGAGATGTACGGCATGATATTCAGCGCGAAGATCGCCATGCGGTGGATGCCGCCGCCGGCGAACATGTTGAACATGCCGAGAATGCCGCCGGCCTGCGTGCGGAACACCGAGTCCCAGATGTTCGGGTCGATGCCCGGCAGCGGAATGTAGGTGCCGAGGCGGTAGACCAGCAGCGCGCCGAGGGTGAACCAGATGCGCTTCTTCAGCTCATCGGCCTTCGCAAGCGCGCCGAAATTGAGGTTTGCCGCCAGTTGTTCCGCTGCTGAGGCCATATCTAGCTTTCTCCCGCCGCCCTTCTTCACCGCACTGGGCCCCGCGAGGGCTCGCAGGGCTGGGCAGACGCCGGATATTATCTGGTGCGCGGGCGCGTTCTGTCCATTGCCCTGCCCTCTCCGGCATGCGCCGGCGGCAGGGCAATGACGCAGATGTTACGCCGCCTCGCCTTCGTCCTTGGCTGGCGCCAGGAGCTTGACGGTGCCGCCGGCCTTCTCGACCGCCGCAATCGCCGACTTCGAGGCGCCATGCACCTCGATGTTGATCTTGGCCTTGAGCTCGCCGCGGCCGAGCAGGCGCACGCCGTCCTTGGCGCGGCGCAGCGCACCGGACTTCACGAGGGACTCGGCGTTGATCACGCTGCCGGCGTCCAGCTTCTTGGCATCGATCGCCTGCTGGATCCGGTCGAGATTGATCTCGACGAAATCGAGCGCGAAGATGTTGTTGAAGCCGCGCTTCGGCAGGCGGCGATGCATCGGCATCTGACCGCCCTCGAAGCCCTTGATGCGCACGCCGGAGCGCGCGGTCTGGCCCTTGCCGCCACGGCCCGAGGTCTTGCCCTTGCCGGAGCCGATGCCGCGGCCGACGCGCATGCGCTTCTTGCGCGCGCCGGCGTTGTCGGCGATATCGCTGAGCTTCATCGCCCTTCTCCTTACTTCTCGTCGACGATGCGGACGAGATGATGAACCTTGGTGATCATGCCGCGGACCGCCGGCGTATCCGGCAGCTCGGTCACGCGGCCGATCTTGTTGAGCTTCAACCCGATCAGCGTCTCGCGCTGCGAGTGATGCCGGCGGATCGGGCTGCCGATCTGCTCGATCTTGATCGTCTTGGCGCTAGCCATCGTGTTCACTCCGAGTTGCGCCATCCAGCGGACGGCGCGCGTTCGTTAGTCGGCCCAACCTTAGTCGGCGGCGGCTTCGGCATCGCCACCGACGCGGCGGGCCTGCAGGGTCGACACCTTGATGTTGCGGCGCGCGGCGACCGAGCGCGGGCTATCCTGGTGTTTCAGCGCGTTGAAGGTCGCGCGCACCATGTTGTACGGGTTGGACGAGCCGATCGACTTCGCCACCACGTCCTGGATGCCCAGCGTCTCGAACACGGCGCGCATCGGGCCGCCGGCGATGATGCCGGTACCGGCCGGAGCCGCACGCAGATAGACGCGACCTGCGCCGTGACGACCGAAGATGTCGTGGTGCAGGGTGCGGCCCTCGCGCAGCGCGACCCGGGTCAGGTTGCGCTTGGCGGAGTCGGTCGCCTTGCGGATCGCCTCCGGAACCTCACGTGCCTTGCCGTGGCCGAACCCGACCCGGCCCTTCTGATCGCCGATCACGACGAGCGCCGCAAAGCCAAAGCGCTTACCGCCCTTCACGACCTTCGCGACTCGGTTGATGTGGACGAGCTTGTCAACGAACTCGCTGTCGCGCTCCTCGCGCTCCTTGCGATCGCGACCGCCTCGTTCCCGTTCACCTGCCATGGTGCTATCCAATCTTCTGAGGGGCTCTGACGCCCATATCCATTGATGTTAGAAGCTCAGCCCGCTCTCGCGCGCCGCGTCGGCCAGCGCCTTGACGCGCCCGTGATAGAGATAGCCGCCGCGATCGAACACGACTTCCTTGATCCCCGCCTTCACCGCGCGCTCGGCGAGCAGCTTGCCCACCGCCTTCGCCGCGTCGATGTCGGCACCGGTGTTGCCGGCCGAGCGCATCTCCTTCTCCATCGACGACGCGGAGGCGAGCGTCTCGCCCTTCTGATCGTCGATGACCTGAGCGTAGATGTGCTTCGACGAGCGGAACACCGACAGACGCGGACGGCCGCCGGCGGAGCGGCGCAGCGACAGCCTCACGCGCTGCTTGCGCCGGGCATTCGTAACCTTGGCTCTCGACATGTCCGGCTCCGTTACTTCTTCTTGCCTTCCTTGCGGAAGATGAATTCACCCGCGTACTTCACGCCCTTGCCCTTATAGGGCTCCGGCGGCCGGTAGGCGCGGATTTCAGCGGCCACCTGGCCGACGCGCTGCGGGTCGATGCCCGTGACCGTGATCTCGGTCGGCTTCGGCACCGCGATGGTGATGCCCTCCGGGATCTGGTAGACGACATCGTGGCTGTAGCCGAGCGCTAGCTGCAGGTTCTTGCCCTGCATCGCGGCGCGGTAGCCGACGCCGGTGATCTCGAGCTTCTTCTCGAAGCCCTTGGTCACGCCTTCGACCAGGTTGGCGATCTGGGCGCGCGCGGTGCCGTACAGCGACCGGGCGCGCTTGGTCTCGGAACGCGGGGCAACCTTGACCTGGCCGTTCTCGAACTTCACGTCCACGTCGTCATGAACGATGAACTGAAGCTGGCCCTTCGGCCCCTTCATCTTGACGGTCTGTCCGTCGACGGAGGCCGTCACTCCGGACGGCACCGCCACAGGCTTCTTGCCAATACGTGACATGGCTCAATCCTTCTCAGAACACCGTGAAGAGAACTTCACCGCCGACATTCGCGTCACGCGCGCTGTGGTCGGCCATGATTCCCTTCGGCGTCGACAAAACAGAAATTCCGAGCCCGTTGTTCACACGCGGCAGATTCTTCACCGAGGTGTAGACGCGGCGGCCGGGCTTGGAGACGCGCTCGATCTCGCGGATCACGGGCTCGCCGTCGAAATATTTCAGCTCGATCTCGATCTCGCTCCGGCCCGACGGATGCTCCAGCGTGGCATAGCCACGGATGTAGCCTTCGGACTTCAGCACCTCGAGCACGCTGGCGCGCATCTTCGAGCCAGGCGTCGAGACCTTCGACTTCGAGCGCATCTGCGCGTTGCGGATGCGGGTGATCAGATCGCTGATGGGATCGTGCGTTGACATGGTGCGACCCTCCTTACCAGCTCGACTTCACGAGGCCCGGAACCAGGCCCTTGGACCCGAGCTCGCGCAGCGCGATGCGGCTCAGCTTGTTCTTGCGGTAGTTCGACCGCGGCCGGCCCGTCAGCTCGCACCGGTTGCGGATGCGAGTCGCCGACGAATTGCGCGGCATCTCGGCCAGCTTCAGGGTCGCGGCAAAGCGCTCCTCCATCGGCTTGGACTTGTCGGCGATGATCGCCTTCAACCGGGCGCGCTTCGGGGCGGCGTTCTTCGCCATCCGCTTGCGCCGGTTGTTCTTCTCGATTGAACTCTTCTTTGCCATGCTTGGCTCCTGGGTATCCGCGTTTGAGAAGCTTGAAGTCAGCTGCTCACTGCCGGAACGGGAAATTGAATGCGGTCAGAAGGGCACGGGCCTCGTCGTCGGTCGTCGCGGTGGTGCACACCGTGATGTCCATGCCCCAGCTCTCCCCGGCCTTGTCGAAGTCGATCTCGGGGAAAATGATGTGCTCCTTGATGCCGAGCGAATAGTTGCCGCGGCCGTCGAAGCTCTTCGGGTTCAGGCCGCGGAAGTCGCGGACGCGCGGCAGCGCGACGTTGATCAGGCGGTCGATGAACTCGTACATCTTCGTCTTGCGCAAGGTGACCTTGCAGCCGATCGGCTGGTTCTCGCGCAGCTTGAAGGTCGCGATGGCGACGCGCGAGTAGGTCACGACCGCCTTCTGGCCGGCGATCAGCGACAGGTCGGCCGCGGCGGTTTCCGCCTTCTTACGGTCGTTCACGGCCTCGCCGATGCCCATGTTGAGCACGACCTTGTCGAGCCGCGGCACCTGCATGACGTTGGCGTAGCCGAACTTCTCGGTCAGCTGGCTCTTGATCGTGCGGTCGTATTCCGTGCGGAGGCGCGGGGTGTAAGCAGTCTCAGCCATCGATCTCAACTCCCGAGCTCTTGGCAACGCGGACCTTCTTGCCGTCCGCCTGAATCTTGAATCCGATGCGCGTCGGCTTGCCGTCCTTGCCGACATAAGCGACGTTCGACAGCTGGATCGGCGACTCCTTGCTGATGATGCCGCCCTCCTGGTTCTGGGTCTGCTTCTGGTGACGCTTCACCAGGTTGATGCCCCGCACCAGCGCCGTCCCCTCGTCGGGACGCACCTCGAACACCTCGCCGGTGCGACCCTTGTCGCGACCGGTCAGGACGATCACCTTGTCGCCCTTGCGGATCTTGGCAGCCATCACAGCACCTCCGGCGCAAGCGAAATGATCTTCATGTGGTTCTTGGCGCGCAGCTCGCGCGGCACCGGCCCGAAGATACGGGTGCCGACCGGCTCCGACTGGTTGTTGATCAGGACGGCCGCATTGCGGTCGAAGCGGATCACCGAGCCGTCGGCGCGGCGGATGTCCTTGCGGACGCGCACCACGACGGCTTTCATGACGTCGCCCTTCTTCACCTTGCCACGCGGAATGGCTTCCTTGATCGACACCACGATGATGTCGCCGACGGTGGCATAGCGGCGCTTCGAGCCGCCCAGCACCTTGATACACATGACACGGCGTGCGCCGGAATTATCGGCCACGTCGAGGTTGGTCTGCATCTGAATCATTGATGCACCTCGTCCTCTTCATCTGCTGCGCAGGAAAGCTGCGCCTTGTTTGATCCCGAAAGCGAAACGGGCCCTCTTCGACGAGGGCCGCGGTCCGCGCCTCAGGCGGTTTTCTTGTGCTCGCCCCGGACCACGGTCCAGCGCTTGAGCTTCGAGATCGGCTTGCTCTCCTCGATCCACACCATGTCGCCCGGCTTGAACTCGTTGTTCTCGTCGTGGGCGTGGTAGTTCTTCGAGCGGCGGATGGTCTTCTTGTAGATCGGGTGGGTGAAGCGCCGGTCGACGCGCACAACGATCGTCTTGGCCTGCTTGTCGCTGACGACGACGCCCTGAAGGGTCCGTTTCGGCATGTCGAGCCTCTTACTTCGTCTTGGCGCGCTGCTGCGCGGCGATGGTCTTGATACGGGCGATGTCGCGGCGCGCCTCACGCAGCCGCGCGGTGTTCTCCAGCTGCCCGGTGGCACGCTGGAAGCGCAGGTTGAAGCGCTCCTTCTTCAGGTTGACGATCGCATCGTCCATCTGATCGGGGCTCATCGCGCGAATGTCGGCAATCTTCATCTCGGCCATGACCATTACTCCGCAATGCGCTCGACGAAGCGCGTCTTGATCGGCAGCTTGGCGGCCGCCAGCAGCAGCGCCTCGCGCGCGATCTGG
It encodes the following:
- the rplO gene encoding 50S ribosomal protein L15 translates to MKLSDIADNAGARKKRMRVGRGIGSGKGKTSGRGGKGQTARSGVRIKGFEGGQMPMHRRLPKRGFNNIFALDFVEINLDRIQQAIDAKKLDAGSVINAESLVKSGALRRAKDGVRLLGRGELKAKINIEVHGASKSAIAAVEKAGGTVKLLAPAKDEGEAA
- the rpmD gene encoding 50S ribosomal protein L30, whose translation is MASAKTIKIEQIGSPIRRHHSQRETLIGLKLNKIGRVTELPDTPAVRGMITKVHHLVRIVDEK
- the rpsE gene encoding 30S ribosomal protein S5, with product MAGERERGGRDRKEREERDSEFVDKLVHINRVAKVVKGGKRFGFAALVVIGDQKGRVGFGHGKAREVPEAIRKATDSAKRNLTRVALREGRTLHHDIFGRHGAGRVYLRAAPAGTGIIAGGPMRAVFETLGIQDVVAKSIGSSNPYNMVRATFNALKHQDSPRSVAARRNIKVSTLQARRVGGDAEAAAD
- the rplR gene encoding 50S ribosomal protein L18; the encoded protein is MSRAKVTNARRKQRVRLSLRRSAGGRPRLSVFRSSKHIYAQVIDDQKGETLASASSMEKEMRSAGNTGADIDAAKAVGKLLAERAVKAGIKEVVFDRGGYLYHGRVKALADAARESGLSF
- the rplF gene encoding 50S ribosomal protein L6, giving the protein MSRIGKKPVAVPSGVTASVDGQTVKMKGPKGQLQFIVHDDVDVKFENGQVKVAPRSETKRARSLYGTARAQIANLVEGVTKGFEKKLEITGVGYRAAMQGKNLQLALGYSHDVVYQIPEGITIAVPKPTEITVTGIDPQRVGQVAAEIRAYRPPEPYKGKGVKYAGEFIFRKEGKKK
- the rpsH gene encoding 30S ribosomal protein S8, which translates into the protein MSTHDPISDLITRIRNAQMRSKSKVSTPGSKMRASVLEVLKSEGYIRGYATLEHPSGRSEIEIELKYFDGEPVIREIERVSKPGRRVYTSVKNLPRVNNGLGISVLSTPKGIMADHSARDANVGGEVLFTVF
- the rpsN gene encoding 30S ribosomal protein S14 is translated as MAKKSSIEKNNRRKRMAKNAAPKRARLKAIIADKSKPMEERFAATLKLAEMPRNSSATRIRNRCELTGRPRSNYRKNKLSRIALRELGSKGLVPGLVKSSW
- the rplE gene encoding 50S ribosomal protein L5 translates to MAETAYTPRLRTEYDRTIKSQLTEKFGYANVMQVPRLDKVVLNMGIGEAVNDRKKAETAAADLSLIAGQKAVVTYSRVAIATFKLRENQPIGCKVTLRKTKMYEFIDRLINVALPRVRDFRGLNPKSFDGRGNYSLGIKEHIIFPEIDFDKAGESWGMDITVCTTATTDDEARALLTAFNFPFRQ
- the rplX gene encoding 50S ribosomal protein L24, with protein sequence MAAKIRKGDKVIVLTGRDKGRTGEVFEVRPDEGTALVRGINLVKRHQKQTQNQEGGIISKESPIQLSNVAYVGKDGKPTRIGFKIQADGKKVRVAKSSGVEIDG
- the rplN gene encoding 50S ribosomal protein L14, whose translation is MIQMQTNLDVADNSGARRVMCIKVLGGSKRRYATVGDIIVVSIKEAIPRGKVKKGDVMKAVVVRVRKDIRRADGSVIRFDRNAAVLINNQSEPVGTRIFGPVPRELRAKNHMKIISLAPEVL
- the rpsQ gene encoding 30S ribosomal protein S17, translated to MPKRTLQGVVVSDKQAKTIVVRVDRRFTHPIYKKTIRRSKNYHAHDENNEFKPGDMVWIEESKPISKLKRWTVVRGEHKKTA
- the rpmC gene encoding 50S ribosomal protein L29; protein product: MAEMKIADIRAMSPDQMDDAIVNLKKERFNLRFQRATGQLENTARLREARRDIARIKTIAAQQRAKTK